A genome region from Gossypium hirsutum isolate 1008001.06 chromosome A04, Gossypium_hirsutum_v2.1, whole genome shotgun sequence includes the following:
- the LOC107947950 gene encoding protein GRIM REAPER, whose protein sequence is MASNTLNLIAILSLTITILLSLYPQPAFSFQMEDFDGEEEYVLDHPVIIPNLRSRSRFLKTSPTKDKIRKGADCDPHPSLNICKGISANNGTSLLYCCKTHCRNVLSDRNNCGKCGNRCKFGQRCCGGVCTNVANNVNHCGKCGNQCSSGVQCDNGFCGYA, encoded by the coding sequence ATGGCTTCTAACACTCTCAACCTCATTGCCATCCTCTCCCTTACTATCACAATCCTCTTATCTTTGTATCCTCAACCAGCCTTCTCATTCCAAATGGAAGATTTTGATGGCGAAGAAGAATACGTGCTCGATCATCCTGTCATTATCCCTAACCTTCGATCAAGAAGCCGGTTCTTAAAGACCTCGCCGACGAAAGATAAGATCAGGAAAGGTGCAGATTGTGATCCTCACCCTTCTCTAAACATATGCAAGGGCATTTCCGCAAACAACGGGACCAGTCTACTGTATTGCTGTAAGACGCATTGTCGTAACGTGCTTAGTGATCGGAACAACTGCGGAAAATGCGGCAACCGGTGCAAGTTCGGGCAACGTTGCTGCGGTGGAGTTTGTACTAATGTTGCTAACAATGTCAACCACTGCGGCAAGTGTGGCAATCAGTGCTCGTCTGGAGTTCAGTGTGATAATGGATTTTGTGGTTATGCTTAG